The following coding sequences lie in one Pontibacter sp. G13 genomic window:
- a CDS encoding T9SS type A sorting domain-containing protein produces MQIQLLLAGILLLGLLPLGKAQAQPDTISGIINSYTAITATDPLSNSITVSDASDFDLADQVLLIQMQGATISTTGSAYGTITSLNGAGTYEWASVCNVNTTNGEISFEYPLQNTYSPTSSSQLIRVPTYANAYVDGTLTAQPWDGATGGILAFSVNNTLELGADIDVSGQGFRGGIPDNGTSNCFFTTNSYALTNSTNGGQKGEGIAIPTSTNYARGPQANGGGGGNRHNSGGAGGSNYSAGGRGGDKDGSAFCSGNFPGVPGKTLASWGYSPANPYLFMGGGGGAGHEDNGQASNGGNGGGIIMIEAFQLIGNGFDIRANGADVVPMGNQSDGNSGGGAGGVIALQVDNIDPATNLTLSVNGGDGGSTNINCEGPGGGGSGGVVWTSNAVPGATTTQLSGGIRGVAAACANDPQGAISGTNGVSLTGYTIPTETTGESCVLDHIQIDLVGQALGSGIELNWEVHGLSDWNRIDIQRWHPSLREFQALSLEAAHLASHRAFDPSPLPASIYRVKLLDFEGRIFLSNTVEIHSMGRTSIQLFPNPVSKGEAVFMRGPWEADVACEWTIRDLAGRTVDMGNAFSSSGAVRIPLSEHVATGVYLVHLVLQGHSIQSNLIVR; encoded by the coding sequence ATGCAGATTCAATTGCTACTCGCCGGAATTCTCCTGCTGGGCCTGTTACCTCTTGGGAAGGCCCAAGCGCAACCAGACACAATTTCAGGGATTATCAATTCCTACACGGCCATCACGGCCACAGACCCACTCTCCAACTCGATCACGGTTTCAGATGCCTCTGATTTCGACCTTGCAGATCAGGTGCTACTCATCCAGATGCAAGGAGCCACCATTTCCACCACGGGCAGTGCCTACGGAACCATCACAAGCCTCAATGGCGCCGGTACCTACGAATGGGCTTCCGTTTGCAACGTCAACACCACCAATGGGGAAATCAGCTTCGAATACCCGCTCCAAAACACCTATTCCCCCACTTCCTCCAGCCAATTGATCCGAGTCCCCACCTATGCCAATGCGTATGTTGATGGTACCTTGACTGCCCAGCCGTGGGATGGCGCAACAGGAGGGATCTTGGCCTTTTCCGTCAACAATACCTTGGAACTTGGCGCAGACATCGACGTCTCAGGCCAAGGATTTCGAGGAGGGATTCCGGACAATGGGACATCCAATTGCTTTTTCACCACCAATTCCTATGCATTGACCAACTCAACCAACGGCGGTCAGAAAGGCGAAGGCATCGCCATTCCAACCAGTACCAATTATGCCCGCGGTCCCCAAGCCAATGGCGGCGGAGGAGGCAATCGTCACAATAGCGGAGGAGCGGGCGGTAGCAACTATTCAGCTGGAGGTAGAGGCGGAGACAAGGACGGAAGCGCCTTTTGCAGTGGCAATTTCCCGGGCGTACCCGGCAAGACGCTCGCAAGCTGGGGATATTCACCAGCCAATCCCTATCTCTTCATGGGTGGCGGAGGCGGTGCTGGCCATGAAGACAATGGACAAGCCAGCAATGGCGGCAATGGAGGGGGAATCATCATGATCGAAGCGTTCCAGCTCATCGGAAATGGGTTTGACATTCGAGCAAATGGGGCTGATGTCGTGCCTATGGGCAATCAATCCGACGGAAATTCAGGCGGTGGTGCTGGAGGGGTCATTGCCCTTCAAGTGGACAATATCGACCCCGCGACCAATCTCACACTTTCGGTCAATGGAGGCGATGGAGGGAGTACCAACATCAACTGCGAAGGCCCCGGTGGAGGCGGATCTGGCGGCGTGGTCTGGACTTCGAATGCGGTGCCAGGAGCCACCACGACCCAACTTTCAGGAGGAATTCGAGGCGTGGCAGCAGCATGCGCAAATGATCCACAAGGAGCCATTTCAGGCACGAACGGTGTTTCATTGACCGGATATACCATCCCCACCGAAACCACCGGAGAATCATGCGTCCTCGACCACATCCAGATCGACCTGGTTGGCCAAGCGTTGGGCAGCGGTATCGAGCTCAACTGGGAAGTTCATGGATTGTCTGACTGGAATCGAATCGACATTCAACGATGGCATCCTTCGCTTCGGGAATTTCAGGCACTCTCATTGGAGGCGGCTCATTTAGCATCCCATCGGGCATTTGATCCCAGTCCCCTACCCGCTTCCATTTATCGAGTAAAATTGCTGGACTTCGAAGGCAGGATCTTTCTGTCGAATACGGTGGAAATCCATTCTATGGGCAGGACATCCATTCAGCTGTTCCCCAATCCGGTTTCCAAGGGAGAGGCTGTATTCATGCGGGGACCGTGGGAAGCGGATGTAGCCTGCGAATGGACGATCCGGGATTTGGCGGGAAGGACAGTAGACATGGGAAATGCCTTTTCCTCATCCGGGGCAGTCCGTATTCCACTCTCTGAGCACGTGGCCACAGGAGTCTATCTGGTTCATCTCGTGCTACAGGGTCATTCGATTCAATCCAACCTCATCGTGAGGTAA